TCAAAGGTTTTGGCAAACCACTGAGAAATAAGTTTTGAATTTAAAATCGCAAGGATATATTTAAGATTGAATTCTTTTAATGGAGAAAAAATAACCATGCTATTTATATCGTTCAAGTATTCATCATCAATGAATACTGCATTGACACAATATGGAAGTGGCGATGGTATTTGCCTCACCAAAATTCTTTGGCCACTAAAAGGTACTGATTTCCTTGGTTCTGCTAGCCAATTTCCATAACTTAAATACTCTCCTGACCAATCCAATAAATATCGCTTTACATCAACACCCTGAAGATATGGCCTAAAAGTATCGTTTTCTTTTTTACCAGAGTGAAATCTTCTTTCTTTTTTAATTTTCTCATCCTGAATGGGATTACCCTTACCAATTTGATAAGCTTTCAAACCTGTAGAAACCTCTGCAATTTCGCCGAGAAGAACTGTATTTTTAAGTTCAAGTGAGTCTTGTTTATTTTTTGTCTGAGAAATATTTATAACAAATTCATTTTGGTAAAAATCTTCAAGTTTGTGTTTAGATAAAATTGGGTTTTCACCAACTAAAATATCACCAACTTCAATATCTGTTGAGTCTGCTTTTCTAAAAAGCAAAAGACATGTATCCACACTAGCTTTGTTAAATATACTCTCAACCGTATTTATGATTCTTAAGTCTGCAGTATTTTTTAGCAAAAACTCTCTAAGTTTGGAAAATGAATTTATAGTTAGCCAATTATTAGGAATAATATAACCAAAATCACCATTTTTCTTAAGCAAGTTAAAACCTAATTCAATAAACAATGAGAAAGTATTTATTTGATATTGTTGTAATTTATAATTAGCGTAATAATATTCTTTTTCATTCTCATCAAAATTTCCACCTCGCGCAAAAATATAAGGCGGATTTCCTATAATCACATCGAACCCACCTTGTTTAAATACTTCTGGAAATTTTTCTCGCCAATTAAAAGGCTTTTTGTCTTTAAAATTACTGCCGAAATATTTTTTAAGTTCTTCGTCTGTGCCCGAAATTAAAGAATTGCCATTTTTAATATTGCTTAAAGATGGAAGTTTTTCTTTATCTTTTAAAACGCTTATCAATAAATTTAATCTGGCTATATCTACGGCTTTTTCGTCTAAATCTACGCCATAAATATTTTGAATCAATATTTGTAAGCGAGTGCGCGTGTTATCTGGCGCGTTAAAATCTTTGTATTTCTCGGCAATAAGTTCTACTGCCTTAACCAAAAATGAACCCGAACCGCAAGCAGGGTCTAGTACTTTAATTTTTTGTAAATCGTAAATACTTTGGCACTTTTCTAAAACAGGTCCAAGAGCGTTTTTAACTATGTAATCAACTATAAAATCAGGCGTATAATAAATGCCCTGTTCTTTGCGTTTTTTGGCATCTTTAGCAACAGAAACTCCTTTTTTAGATTCTTCCAAGCGGTAACTTAAATAGTTTTCGTATACACCACCCAAAATATCTGCTGGAATAAATTTAAAATCATACTCGTAATAACCGTGTTTGCCATATAAAATATCTATTACTTCTTCGGTAGCTTCGTCATGTTCTTCCCATTTTTCAAAAGGATGTTCAGAAAATAGGTTAGAGTTATAAAATTCATTCAACTCTCTAAACTTAGAAACCATTCCTTGGTATAGGTCTTCTCTTTTTTCGTTAGATTTCCAACCACGAACCAATTCCTTTAAAATTGGTGGCTCTAAACCCCTGTCTTCGGCAACTCTTAAAAAAACCAGCCTGTCTAAAAGTTTTTGAACACCTTCATCAATTAAGTCAGTGGATAGATTATCATTATGTATTTTAAAACTTTTCGTAAGCAAAAGCCTGCATTCTTGAATATCTTTATATAGCTTATCCCCCACAGAAACCTTCTGGAGCCGTTTGGAATACTTATCAGCATATTTATCTAGCCCTTTATCTAAAAAAGATTGTTTTGATAATAATTGTAATCGATCAAAATCTTCCAAATAATTTTTGTAATCAATTTGAAAAATCAATCGATCGGCCAACGCGC
The nucleotide sequence above comes from bacterium. Encoded proteins:
- a CDS encoding N-6 DNA methylase; its protein translation is MDEAKIKIEALIKKYEEAVSSGRVQAYTEQDTKHSFIAPLFEALGWDITNRNEVSAEESQISGGRVDYGFHLNSRPVLYVEAKPLRADLNREEYAWQAMRYSWNKGVDYAVLTDFESIKVFSSQLIEGALADRLIFQIDYKNYLEDFDRLQLLSKQSFLDKGLDKYADKYSKRLQKVSVGDKLYKDIQECRLLLTKSFKIHNDNLSTDLIDEGVQKLLDRLVFLRVAEDRGLEPPILKELVRGWKSNEKREDLYQGMVSKFRELNEFYNSNLFSEHPFEKWEEHDEATEEVIDILYGKHGYYEYDFKFIPADILGGVYENYLSYRLEESKKGVSVAKDAKKRKEQGIYYTPDFIVDYIVKNALGPVLEKCQSIYDLQKIKVLDPACGSGSFLVKAVELIAEKYKDFNAPDNTRTRLQILIQNIYGVDLDEKAVDIARLNLLISVLKDKEKLPSLSNIKNGNSLISGTDEELKKYFGSNFKDKKPFNWREKFPEVFKQGGFDVIIGNPPYIFARGGNFDENEKEYYYANYKLQQYQINTFSLFIELGFNLLKKNGDFGYIIPNNWLTINSFSKLREFLLKNTADLRIINTVESIFNKASVDTCLLLFRKADSTDIEVGDILVGENPILSKHKLEDFYQNEFVINISQTKNKQDSLELKNTVLLGEIAEVSTGLKAYQIGKGNPIQDEKIKKERRFHSGKKENDTFRPYLQGVDVKRYLLDWSGEYLSYGNWLAEPRKSVPFSGQRILVRQIPSPLPYCVNAVFIDDEYLNDINSMVIFSPLKEFNLKYILAILNSKLISQWFAKTFDKFQRKIFPQFKVNELARFPIYKATTDQQKQIIILVDNILLLNKELHEVEKNSNEYNKIKSEIEKTDKKIDVEVYKLYGLTEEEIKIVKGVN